Proteins co-encoded in one Gehongia tenuis genomic window:
- a CDS encoding RsmB/NOP family class I SAM-dependent RNA methyltransferase: MKLPDAFLANMKELLGDEYGAFLASYAEKPERGLRVNTLKIAPEDYRELSPWPLTPVPWEAAGYVGAAEGRHPHHLAGLFYIQEPSAMAAAGTLDPKPHERVLDLSAAPGGKATALAARMENTGFFVANEIVPARARTLLSNVERMGIRNAVVVSEDPRRLLDHFGPYFDRVLVDAPCSGEGMFRREPEGIALWNGKTNEACAQRQSRILDTAAGLVRGGGRLLYSTCTFSPLENEEAAAGFLARHSDFVLEPIAPLPGFSEGLLPGTVRIWPHKAPGEGHFMARFRKKGEEASRLPELALDAAPKPLREFAEGFFTASEEGPVLPLKESCFVPPEGCPRLSGLRVLRCGLALGEVRGKHFVPHHAMAMALLKGDARRELALAADDPRLLAYLRGETVPGAPDRGWGVVLVDGYPVGLMRESEGIYKNGLPKGLRLY; this comes from the coding sequence GTGAAGCTGCCGGACGCCTTTTTGGCGAACATGAAGGAGCTTTTGGGGGATGAATACGGCGCTTTTCTTGCCAGCTATGCCGAAAAGCCGGAGCGGGGCCTTCGGGTGAACACGCTCAAGATCGCGCCGGAGGATTACAGGGAGCTGTCCCCCTGGCCGCTCACGCCGGTGCCCTGGGAGGCGGCGGGTTATGTGGGCGCGGCGGAGGGGCGGCACCCCCACCATCTGGCCGGGCTGTTCTACATCCAGGAGCCCAGCGCCATGGCGGCGGCGGGCACGCTGGACCCGAAGCCCCATGAGCGGGTGCTGGACCTCTCGGCGGCGCCGGGCGGAAAGGCCACTGCGCTGGCCGCCCGGATGGAAAACACCGGGTTTTTCGTGGCAAACGAGATCGTGCCGGCGAGGGCCCGAACCCTGCTGTCCAATGTGGAGCGCATGGGCATCCGAAACGCCGTGGTGGTGAGCGAGGACCCCAGAAGGCTTCTGGACCATTTCGGCCCCTATTTTGACCGGGTGCTGGTGGACGCGCCCTGCAGCGGCGAGGGCATGTTCCGCAGGGAGCCGGAGGGCATCGCCCTTTGGAACGGGAAAACGAACGAGGCCTGCGCCCAGCGCCAGAGCAGAATCCTGGATACGGCGGCGGGACTGGTGCGGGGCGGCGGACGGCTGCTCTATTCCACCTGCACCTTTTCGCCCCTGGAGAACGAGGAAGCGGCGGCGGGATTTCTGGCCCGGCATTCGGACTTTGTGCTGGAGCCCATCGCGCCGCTGCCCGGTTTTTCCGAGGGGCTTCTGCCGGGGACGGTGCGCATCTGGCCCCACAAGGCGCCGGGGGAGGGTCACTTCATGGCCCGGTTCCGAAAGAAGGGGGAGGAGGCTTCCCGGCTTCCCGAACTGGCTTTGGATGCGGCGCCCAAACCACTTCGGGAGTTCGCGGAAGGATTTTTCACCGCATCGGAGGAAGGGCCGGTGCTGCCCCTGAAGGAGAGCTGTTTTGTACCACCGGAGGGCTGCCCGCGGCTTTCGGGCCTTCGGGTGCTTCGGTGCGGCTTGGCGCTGGGCGAGGTCCGCGGGAAGCATTTTGTGCCCCATCACGCCATGGCCATGGCGCTTTTAAAAGGCGACGCCCGCCGGGAGCTGGCCCTTGCTGCCGATGATCCAAGGCTCCTCGCCTATCTTCGCGGGGAGACGGTGCCGGGCGCACCGGACAGGGGCTGGGGCGTGGTGCTCGTGGACGGCTATCCCGTGGGCCTCATGCGGGAGAGCGAGGGCATTTACAAGAATGGCCTCCCGAAGGGGCTCCGCCTTTATTGA
- a CDS encoding N-6 DNA methylase, with protein sequence MDIQKLVRAVRTMAGQLQKQMGRADYFEYGTPGLVLLNPPFGDVEEGELYPECRRKENLYLHTLLRRMEMGQRASVVMPSGFLTRSGQDDLALRRELVEECRLSAVVLLPPAVFSPRSNVRTAILVFEKGGASESVRLLDLAAAESLAAFQEAIKRPAFESASMAVSRQMLAGRGYALLPAYYAAPKPTAELPKLIQKLDRLEAKLHDMERQTPIQIGILGEVPFENALFSKKRLALIREVREALKDVIRAEFAAELGAPESSGWPMERGSALFRFRSGSPWKGRAGRVPIYGGGGIRGYGERAIPVPDPTLVVARVGTHSGEVYKTHGRVWVTDNALYLDETDLEIDYLYSLFLAMDFGRLKSGSCAPQVSIKLLMSLSYPLPPAEKRQAFAGRIAPRILRMQELEELLARPG encoded by the coding sequence TTGGATATACAAAAGCTTGTCCGGGCCGTGCGCACCATGGCCGGCCAGCTGCAAAAACAGATGGGCCGTGCCGACTACTTTGAATACGGCACGCCGGGGCTTGTCCTGCTGAACCCGCCCTTTGGCGACGTGGAAGAGGGGGAGCTCTATCCCGAATGCCGGCGGAAGGAAAATCTATATCTGCACACCCTCCTTCGGCGCATGGAAATGGGGCAGCGTGCGTCGGTGGTCATGCCCAGCGGGTTTCTCACCCGGAGCGGACAGGACGACCTCGCCCTGCGCCGGGAGCTGGTGGAAGAGTGCCGGCTTTCAGCGGTGGTGCTGCTGCCCCCCGCCGTGTTCTCCCCAAGGTCCAACGTCCGCACCGCCATCCTCGTCTTTGAGAAGGGCGGCGCAAGCGAGTCGGTGCGTCTTTTGGACCTGGCGGCGGCGGAAAGCCTTGCCGCCTTTCAGGAGGCCATCAAGCGGCCCGCCTTTGAGAGCGCGTCCATGGCCGTGTCCCGGCAGATGCTGGCCGGCCGCGGCTACGCCCTCCTGCCCGCCTACTATGCGGCGCCAAAACCCACGGCGGAGCTGCCGAAGCTCATCCAAAAGCTGGACCGGCTGGAGGCAAAGCTCCATGACATGGAGCGGCAAACGCCCATACAGATCGGCATTCTCGGGGAAGTGCCCTTCGAAAACGCCCTGTTCAGCAAAAAACGCCTCGCCCTCATCCGGGAGGTGCGGGAGGCGCTGAAGGACGTGATCCGTGCGGAGTTCGCGGCCGAGCTGGGCGCGCCGGAGAGCTCAGGCTGGCCCATGGAGCGCGGCTCCGCCCTGTTCCGGTTCCGCTCCGGCTCGCCCTGGAAGGGCAGGGCGGGAAGGGTGCCCATCTATGGCGGCGGCGGAATCCGGGGCTATGGCGAACGGGCCATACCCGTGCCCGATCCCACGCTGGTGGTGGCCCGGGTGGGCACCCACTCGGGGGAAGTCTACAAGACCCACGGCCGGGTCTGGGTGACGGACAACGCCCTGTACCTGGACGAGACGGACCTTGAGATCGACTATCTCTACAGCCTGTTCCTCGCCATGGATTTCGGCCGGCTGAAGTCCGGCTCCTGCGCGCCTCAGGTGAGCATCAAGCTGCTCATGTCCCTGTCCTACCCCCTGCCCCCGGCGGAGAAGCGGCAGGCCTTTGCCGGCCGCATCGCGCCCCGGATCCTGCGGATGCAGGAGCTGGAGGAGCTCCTCGCCCGTCCGGGCTGA
- a CDS encoding Lrp/AsnC family transcriptional regulator, with the protein MKELDLNILELLNEDSRRSHQEIAEILGVEEAAVAAAIARMTEDGTIIKYTAAINWDKTGDERVEALIEVRVTPQREEGFDKIAQRIYRHEEVESVYLMSGAYDLMVMVRGRTLREVSLFVSQKLACLDNVLSTATHFVLKKYKFDGVILEKQERPERLVVSP; encoded by the coding sequence TTGAAGGAATTGGATCTCAATATTCTTGAGCTGCTGAACGAGGATTCCCGCCGCAGCCATCAGGAAATCGCGGAAATTTTGGGTGTTGAGGAGGCAGCCGTCGCAGCAGCCATCGCCCGTATGACGGAGGACGGAACCATCATCAAATATACCGCCGCCATCAACTGGGATAAGACCGGCGATGAGCGGGTGGAGGCCCTGATCGAGGTGCGGGTCACCCCCCAGCGGGAGGAGGGCTTTGACAAGATCGCCCAGCGCATCTACCGCCACGAGGAAGTGGAGTCGGTGTACCTGATGAGCGGCGCCTACGACCTCATGGTCATGGTGCGGGGCAGGACCCTTCGGGAGGTATCCCTGTTCGTGTCCCAGAAGCTGGCGTGCCTGGACAATGTGCTCAGCACCGCCACCCACTTCGTACTCAAAAAATACAAGTTTGACGGCGTGATCCTGGAAAAGCAGGAAAGGCCTGAACGATTGGTGGTGAGCCCGTGA
- a CDS encoding sulfite exporter TauE/SafE family protein, with amino-acid sequence MQKVGKVKQALVGIAIGITNGFFGAGGGMLAVPVLKRMYKLEDHKAHASALSVMLPLSAVSAAVYAFSNLPELGILLWAGGGSIVGAVVGGLMLGKIPNVWLSRVFAALMIVAAVRMVIF; translated from the coding sequence TTGCAGAAGGTAGGCAAAGTAAAGCAGGCCTTGGTGGGCATCGCAATCGGCATCACCAACGGCTTTTTCGGCGCGGGCGGCGGCATGCTGGCGGTGCCGGTCCTGAAAAGAATGTACAAGCTGGAGGACCACAAGGCCCACGCCAGCGCACTGTCGGTGATGCTGCCCCTGTCGGCGGTGTCGGCGGCGGTGTACGCCTTTTCCAATCTGCCGGAACTTGGCATCCTGCTTTGGGCGGGCGGCGGCTCCATCGTGGGCGCGGTGGTGGGCGGACTCATGCTGGGCAAGATCCCGAACGTGTGGCTGTCCCGGGTGTTTGCAGCCCTGATGATCGTGGCTGCGGTGAGGATGGTGATCTTTTGA
- a CDS encoding manganese efflux pump MntP, producing the protein MSLFSILLVGIATNLDNLCAAMALGVQKKTLPVWANLLIALISGAAAFAAAGAASFLAFSGIANLLGGLMLAAVGLWTLVTANRCGDAPGLVQRMDFKAAALLGAALAINCLPVAFGAGATGLAALWVSLSIAACSFASVGLGMFLGNKMAHCLNGRWVNIVSGVLLVGLGILEALR; encoded by the coding sequence TTGAGCCTTTTTTCCATATTGCTGGTGGGTATCGCCACAAACCTTGATAATCTGTGCGCCGCCATGGCTCTCGGCGTCCAGAAAAAGACGCTGCCCGTGTGGGCGAATCTTCTAATCGCGCTGATCTCCGGCGCGGCGGCCTTTGCCGCCGCCGGCGCCGCATCCTTTCTGGCCTTTTCGGGCATCGCCAACCTGCTGGGCGGGCTGATGCTCGCGGCGGTGGGCCTTTGGACCCTTGTCACCGCGAACCGGTGCGGGGACGCCCCGGGACTGGTGCAGCGGATGGATTTCAAGGCCGCGGCGCTTCTGGGCGCGGCCCTTGCCATCAACTGCCTGCCGGTGGCCTTCGGCGCCGGCGCCACCGGCCTTGCCGCGCTTTGGGTGAGCCTTTCCATCGCCGCGTGCAGCTTTGCCAGCGTGGGCCTTGGCATGTTTCTCGGCAACAAAATGGCCCACTGCCTGAACGGCCGGTGGGTGAACATCGTATCCGGCGTTCTGTTGGTGGGCCTGGGTATTCTGGAAGCGCTGCGGTAG
- a CDS encoding VanW family protein, with protein sequence MSNENKKQNAGGGQPKKGQAKKGQPKNGQPNGQKKTADRKGGSKKGLIIALVVLLVVAGCAGGYMIWQNNSTAGTLSRDTYYDGVSVAGVDLSGKTREEARTLVAEQEQKIQNETKLALVYESSRYELTGADFAFTFDTDQVLETAYQAGRTGTDEERLAAIEALKVTPQNFDISYTVDASGAGARIAEIAAALDVEPVEPTIGEFNPSLEEKFVFTEGKDGAKVDQEALLAEVESKVAAKDFTDLVITLNPVSPLHTKEDLTANVRKIATASTTVTNNSNRNTNIRLITEKISGNVVMPGETFSVNETSGPRSAANGYKPAHALVQGEYVDEIGGGICQASTTLFCAVAKADLEIVERQPHGIPATYVEYGFDATVAWPSLDFKFKNNTEYPIYIEGYLDGLTLTYNIYGAPIEGDPGISIKLKSVYLGSIAQPEAKVTIDNSLNPGEEVVDKKGRTGHVADTYKVFYKDGKELKSEKLCNSRYPAAQAVIRKGPDATPSPSVTPSPNTPPPVTDPPVTQPPVTNPPASDPPATNPPAEGAGEGGA encoded by the coding sequence TTGAGCAACGAAAACAAGAAACAAAATGCTGGCGGCGGCCAGCCAAAGAAAGGGCAGGCCAAGAAGGGGCAGCCGAAGAATGGGCAGCCAAACGGCCAAAAGAAAACGGCGGACAGGAAGGGCGGCTCCAAGAAGGGCCTCATCATCGCGCTGGTGGTGCTGCTGGTGGTGGCCGGCTGTGCCGGCGGCTATATGATCTGGCAGAACAACAGCACGGCGGGCACGCTCAGCCGGGATACCTATTACGACGGGGTATCGGTTGCCGGCGTGGATCTGTCCGGCAAGACTCGGGAGGAGGCGAGGACCCTCGTCGCCGAGCAGGAACAGAAGATTCAAAATGAGACGAAACTCGCTTTGGTCTATGAGAGCAGCCGCTACGAATTGACCGGGGCCGACTTCGCTTTCACCTTTGATACGGACCAGGTGCTGGAAACCGCCTATCAGGCGGGCCGCACCGGCACCGATGAGGAGCGGCTTGCCGCCATCGAGGCGCTGAAGGTCACACCCCAGAACTTTGACATTTCCTACACCGTGGACGCCAGCGGCGCCGGCGCAAGAATCGCCGAGATCGCCGCCGCGCTGGACGTGGAGCCGGTGGAGCCGACCATCGGGGAATTCAACCCCAGCCTGGAGGAGAAGTTCGTCTTCACCGAGGGCAAGGACGGCGCCAAGGTGGACCAGGAGGCGCTGCTCGCGGAGGTGGAATCAAAGGTCGCGGCCAAGGATTTCACCGATCTTGTCATCACGCTGAATCCCGTGTCCCCCCTGCACACGAAGGAGGACCTCACGGCCAACGTGCGCAAGATTGCCACCGCTTCGACCACGGTGACCAACAACTCCAACCGGAACACCAACATCCGCCTCATCACCGAAAAGATCAGCGGCAACGTGGTGATGCCCGGCGAAACCTTCTCCGTGAACGAGACCAGCGGCCCGAGAAGCGCGGCCAACGGCTACAAGCCCGCTCATGCACTGGTTCAGGGCGAATATGTGGATGAAATCGGCGGCGGTATCTGCCAGGCGTCCACCACCCTGTTCTGCGCCGTGGCCAAGGCGGACCTGGAGATCGTGGAGCGTCAGCCCCACGGCATCCCCGCCACCTATGTGGAATACGGCTTTGACGCCACCGTGGCCTGGCCCAGCCTGGATTTCAAGTTCAAAAACAACACCGAGTACCCCATCTATATCGAGGGCTATCTCGACGGCCTCACCCTCACCTACAACATCTACGGAGCGCCCATCGAGGGGGATCCGGGGATTTCCATCAAGCTGAAGAGCGTGTATCTTGGCTCCATTGCTCAGCCCGAAGCCAAGGTCACCATCGACAACAGCCTGAACCCCGGCGAGGAAGTCGTGGATAAGAAGGGCCGCACCGGTCATGTGGCCGACACCTACAAGGTGTTCTACAAGGACGGCAAGGAGCTCAAGTCGGAGAAGCTGTGCAACAGCCGCTATCCCGCCGCCCAGGCCGTTATTCGAAAGGGACCGGACGCCACGCCGTCGCCTTCGGTGACGCCGTCGCCGAATACGCCGCCGCCGGTGACCGATCCGCCGGTGACGCAGCCGCCGGTAACCAATCCGCCGGCGAGCGATCCGCCTGCCACCAATCCGCCCGCGGAGGGCGCCGGTGAAGGGGGAGCCTGA
- a CDS encoding calcium/sodium antiporter — translation MEVATCIAFFLLGLAMLVKGGDIFVDGSLWIARKFGISELVIGATVVSIGTTLPELTVSATAAVTGHAGIAYGNAIGSVICNTALIAGLSLLIRPVAVSRRSIANNVIFFFAAAVLYTLSAVIFGGIPRMVGALLLTFFVFYCVWTLEHGGESRVQRVEGSMAKEVVLMILGAAAVYLGSRLVVENAEQFAIWMKVPEEVVALTMVALGTSLPELATAVIALKKKHGALSLGNILGANLFNLVLVSGLASLMVPTPVDLPSVMSDLVVMFFVMLVLTLPILVRGRGSRIQGLVLLAAYGLYAFALYH, via the coding sequence TTGGAAGTAGCAACCTGTATCGCATTTTTTCTGCTGGGGCTTGCCATGCTGGTCAAGGGCGGGGACATCTTTGTGGACGGATCCCTTTGGATCGCCCGGAAGTTCGGCATTTCGGAGCTGGTGATCGGAGCGACGGTGGTTTCCATCGGTACCACGCTGCCGGAGCTGACCGTGTCCGCCACGGCGGCGGTGACGGGACACGCGGGCATCGCCTACGGCAACGCCATCGGTTCGGTGATCTGCAACACGGCGCTCATCGCCGGGCTCAGCCTTCTGATCCGACCGGTGGCGGTCAGCCGCAGAAGCATCGCGAATAATGTGATCTTTTTTTTCGCGGCGGCGGTGCTCTACACCCTGTCGGCGGTGATCTTCGGCGGCATTCCCCGGATGGTGGGGGCGCTGCTTCTGACCTTCTTCGTGTTCTACTGCGTGTGGACGCTGGAGCACGGCGGCGAGTCCCGGGTGCAGCGGGTGGAGGGCAGCATGGCAAAGGAGGTCGTGCTGATGATCCTTGGCGCCGCGGCGGTCTACCTCGGCTCCCGGCTGGTGGTGGAGAATGCCGAGCAGTTCGCCATCTGGATGAAGGTGCCCGAGGAGGTTGTGGCCCTCACCATGGTGGCGCTGGGCACGTCGCTGCCCGAGCTGGCCACGGCCGTCATCGCCCTAAAAAAGAAGCACGGCGCCCTGTCCCTTGGCAACATCCTTGGAGCGAACCTGTTCAATCTGGTGCTGGTCTCCGGCCTCGCCTCCCTCATGGTGCCAACGCCGGTGGACCTCCCGTCGGTGATGAGCGATCTTGTGGTCATGTTCTTTGTGATGCTGGTGCTCACCCTGCCCATCCTGGTCCGGGGCAGAGGGAGCCGCATCCAGGGTCTCGTGCTCCTTGCCGCCTACGGGCTGTATGCCTTCGCTCTTTATCACTAG
- a CDS encoding thymidine phosphorylase, translating to MLEIIERKRWGGKLSRAMIEDAVLGYTRGEIPDYQMSALLMAICLNGMDEEETFELTRAMARSGERVDLTAIPGVKVDKHSTGGVADTTTLVIGPWAAAVGVPVAKMSGRGLSFTGGTIDKLEAIPGFRTDLSMAEFTAAVREVGVAVTGQSGELAPADKKIYALRDVTGTVESLPLIASSIMSKKLSSGADGLVLDVKCGEGAFMATKEAGEELARAMVRIAGSAGLRAVALVTAMDQPLGENIGNALEVAEAIEILQGGRKDSDLYRVCRALAAEMTALSLGLEQREAEKRLDAALSTGEALEKFRAMVARQGGDPETADHPARLYDPPAFVITAWRDGVIEAQHPRALGLLAQRMGAGREKLGDAIDPKVGLVLKKRVGDPVAAGEPLCEVHLGRRMDEAAVRERFKEAVVIGEKAEKRPVLLARIDETG from the coding sequence ATGCTGGAGATCATCGAACGAAAACGCTGGGGCGGCAAGCTGTCCCGGGCCATGATCGAGGACGCTGTGCTGGGGTACACCCGGGGCGAGATCCCGGACTACCAGATGAGCGCCCTTCTGATGGCCATCTGCCTGAACGGCATGGACGAGGAGGAGACCTTTGAGCTCACCCGCGCCATGGCCCGCTCCGGGGAGCGGGTGGACCTCACCGCCATCCCCGGCGTCAAGGTGGATAAGCACAGCACCGGCGGCGTTGCGGACACCACCACGCTGGTGATCGGGCCCTGGGCCGCGGCGGTGGGCGTGCCGGTGGCCAAGATGAGCGGACGGGGACTGTCCTTTACCGGCGGCACCATCGACAAACTGGAGGCCATTCCCGGCTTTCGCACCGACCTTTCCATGGCGGAATTCACCGCCGCGGTGCGGGAGGTGGGCGTTGCGGTCACCGGTCAAAGCGGGGAGCTGGCTCCGGCGGACAAGAAGATCTATGCGCTGAGGGACGTGACGGGCACGGTGGAGAGCCTGCCCCTTATCGCCAGCTCCATCATGAGCAAGAAGCTCTCCTCCGGCGCGGACGGCCTGGTGCTGGACGTGAAATGCGGCGAGGGCGCCTTCATGGCGACAAAGGAAGCGGGGGAGGAGCTGGCCCGGGCAATGGTGAGAATCGCGGGAAGCGCGGGCCTTCGGGCGGTGGCCCTGGTGACGGCCATGGACCAGCCTTTGGGGGAGAACATCGGCAACGCCCTTGAGGTGGCGGAGGCCATTGAAATTCTGCAGGGCGGGCGGAAGGATTCGGATCTTTACCGCGTGTGCCGCGCCCTGGCGGCGGAGATGACGGCCCTGTCCCTGGGCCTGGAGCAAAGGGAGGCCGAAAAAAGACTGGACGCCGCGCTCTCCACGGGGGAAGCCCTTGAAAAATTCCGGGCGATGGTCGCCCGGCAGGGCGGGGATCCGGAGACGGCGGACCATCCCGCCCGGCTCTACGACCCGCCGGCCTTTGTCATCACCGCCTGGCGGGACGGCGTGATCGAAGCCCAGCACCCGAGGGCTCTTGGCCTTCTGGCCCAGCGGATGGGCGCGGGCCGGGAGAAGCTGGGGGATGCCATCGACCCCAAGGTGGGTCTGGTGCTGAAAAAGCGGGTGGGCGATCCGGTGGCGGCGGGCGAACCCCTCTGCGAGGTCCATCTGGGCCGGCGCATGGACGAGGCCGCGGTGCGGGAGCGCTTCAAGGAGGCGGTAGTCATCGGGGAGAAGGCCGAAAAGCGGCCGGTGCTCCTCGCCAGAATCGACGAAACCGGCTGA
- a CDS encoding type I phosphomannose isomerase catalytic subunit, protein MQPFLIKPAYHAAIWGGQRMREALGMTVPFEKTGECWAVSAHPAGVGEVASGPMAGKKLDELFREHPEVLGGGGEFPILAKILDASDVLSVQVHPDDEYAARVEHTLGKREAWLIIDAPPGAELILGVKPGTDRETFRRAIEENRLEAYLLRRKVAPGDVLMIPPGTVHAIGRGILLYEIQQASDVVYRVYDWGRLENGKPRELHVDKALDVIDFDARPPEAAGVVLDEAGCQRRVAIAGEAFALEVLEISGRYRREGDSFFAFTCLGGEGHLVSGEERLLLEAGDSVFIPAGAGVWGLEGHLWGALVYLPDRAGLRAELMAKGASSEELGKVCGLEGGA, encoded by the coding sequence ATGCAGCCATTTTTGATCAAACCGGCCTATCATGCGGCGATCTGGGGCGGTCAGCGCATGAGGGAAGCGCTGGGCATGACCGTTCCCTTTGAAAAGACGGGGGAATGCTGGGCGGTGTCCGCCCATCCAGCCGGCGTGGGCGAGGTGGCAAGCGGTCCCATGGCGGGAAAGAAGCTGGACGAACTGTTTCGGGAACATCCGGAGGTGCTGGGGGGCGGCGGGGAATTCCCCATCCTGGCCAAGATTCTTGACGCCAGCGACGTTTTGAGCGTGCAGGTGCATCCGGATGACGAATATGCGGCCCGGGTGGAGCACACCCTGGGCAAGCGGGAGGCCTGGCTTATCATTGATGCGCCGCCGGGCGCAGAACTGATTCTGGGGGTGAAGCCGGGCACGGACCGCGAGACCTTCCGCCGGGCCATCGAGGAGAACCGGCTGGAGGCGTATCTTCTTCGCCGGAAGGTGGCGCCGGGGGATGTGCTCATGATCCCGCCGGGCACGGTGCATGCCATTGGCAGGGGAATCCTGCTCTACGAGATTCAGCAGGCCTCCGACGTGGTGTACCGGGTGTACGACTGGGGCAGGCTGGAGAACGGAAAGCCCCGCGAGCTTCATGTGGATAAGGCGCTGGATGTGATCGATTTCGATGCAAGGCCGCCGGAAGCCGCGGGCGTGGTGCTGGACGAGGCGGGCTGCCAGCGGCGGGTCGCTATCGCCGGGGAAGCCTTTGCCCTGGAAGTTCTCGAGATCTCCGGCCGCTACCGCAGGGAGGGGGATTCCTTTTTTGCCTTCACCTGCCTCGGCGGGGAGGGGCACCTGGTCTCGGGTGAGGAGCGGCTGCTCCTTGAGGCGGGGGATTCGGTCTTCATTCCGGCCGGCGCCGGGGTCTGGGGCCTTGAAGGGCATCTTTGGGGCGCCCTCGTCTACCTGCCGGACCGGGCGGGCCTGCGGGCCGAGCTGATGGCAAAGGGGGCGTCTTCGGAAGAGCTTGGGAAGGTGTGCGGTCTGGAGGGCGGAGCGTGA
- a CDS encoding GNAT family N-acetyltransferase, with translation MVEIREVTTQRQKKAFVRYPFKLYKRNDNWVPDMIGDELDNLDPEKNPAFRFCTMRLFLAYRDDKIVGRIAGLINRAYNEKWGVKRMRFCRTDFIDDDEVVDALFDTVENWAREEGLEEIHGPIGFSDFDKEGMLIEGFDLPTTIVTLYNAPYYKGQLERRGYVKEADWVEYQIKVPKEMPEKVVKFCDRSLERYGLKVLNFDSMKDVMPYVQDVFDVTNEAYADLYGTVPFTPEMVDSYVDQFLKFINPKYVKLIVDKEGEVIAYGLGVPSMTRAFQRGKGRLFPLGLLFMLWAVKRPKVLDLYLVAIRKKYQGKGINAVLLTEFNKQALEDGIAYAEANPELETNAQVQAMWKYFETKQVRRRRCFVKEL, from the coding sequence ATGGTTGAGATCAGGGAGGTAACGACCCAAAGACAAAAGAAAGCTTTTGTCCGGTACCCCTTCAAGCTGTACAAGCGGAACGACAACTGGGTGCCGGACATGATTGGGGATGAGCTGGACAATCTGGATCCGGAAAAGAACCCGGCTTTTCGGTTCTGCACCATGCGTCTATTTCTGGCCTATCGGGACGACAAGATCGTGGGCAGGATTGCGGGACTCATCAACCGGGCGTACAATGAGAAGTGGGGCGTGAAGCGGATGCGCTTTTGCCGCACGGACTTCATCGACGACGATGAGGTTGTGGACGCCTTGTTCGACACGGTGGAAAACTGGGCGCGGGAGGAAGGCCTCGAGGAAATCCACGGCCCCATCGGGTTTTCCGATTTCGACAAGGAGGGTATGCTGATTGAAGGCTTTGACCTGCCCACCACCATCGTGACGCTGTACAACGCGCCCTACTACAAGGGCCAGCTGGAGCGCCGGGGCTATGTCAAGGAAGCGGACTGGGTGGAATATCAGATCAAGGTGCCCAAGGAGATGCCGGAGAAGGTGGTCAAATTCTGTGACCGGTCCCTGGAACGGTACGGCCTCAAGGTGCTGAACTTCGATTCCATGAAGGACGTGATGCCCTACGTGCAGGATGTCTTCGACGTGACCAACGAGGCCTACGCCGATCTGTACGGCACGGTGCCCTTCACGCCGGAGATGGTGGACAGCTATGTGGATCAGTTTTTGAAGTTCATCAATCCGAAGTACGTCAAGCTCATCGTGGACAAGGAGGGCGAGGTTATCGCCTACGGCCTGGGGGTGCCTTCCATGACCAGGGCGTTTCAGCGGGGCAAGGGCCGGCTGTTTCCCTTGGGGCTTTTGTTCATGCTGTGGGCGGTCAAGCGGCCCAAGGTCCTCGACCTCTATCTTGTGGCCATCCGCAAGAAGTATCAGGGCAAGGGCATCAACGCCGTGCTTTTGACCGAGTTCAACAAGCAGGCTCTGGAGGACGGTATCGCCTACGCGGAAGCCAATCCGGAGCTGGAGACCAACGCCCAGGTGCAGGCCATGTGGAAGTACTTTGAGACGAAGCAGGTCCGCCGCCGCCGGTGCTTTGTGAAGGAACTGTAA
- a CDS encoding sulfite exporter TauE/SafE family protein, with the protein MIAGIIGLLSGFISAMGIGGGTVLIPALVVLLDVSQRQAQSANLLAFLPTAAVALFIHIKNKRVVFYPWLVAGGVLGAVGGALLGTVFSEDLLRRLFGGFLLILGIHEFWKAKPQKKKAE; encoded by the coding sequence TTGATCGCGGGCATCATCGGACTTTTGTCCGGCTTTATCAGCGCCATGGGGATCGGCGGGGGCACGGTGCTCATCCCAGCGCTGGTGGTGCTCCTGGATGTTTCCCAGCGCCAGGCCCAGTCCGCCAATCTTCTCGCCTTTCTGCCCACGGCGGCCGTGGCTCTTTTCATCCATATCAAAAACAAGCGGGTGGTTTTCTATCCCTGGCTGGTGGCGGGGGGCGTCCTTGGCGCGGTGGGCGGCGCGCTTCTTGGCACGGTCTTTTCCGAGGATCTTCTGCGGCGGCTTTTCGGCGGTTTTCTGCTCATCCTCGGAATCCATGAATTCTGGAAGGCGAAACCGCAGAAAAAGAAGGCCGAATAG